In Eleginops maclovinus isolate JMC-PN-2008 ecotype Puerto Natales chromosome 10, JC_Emac_rtc_rv5, whole genome shotgun sequence, the following proteins share a genomic window:
- the si:rp71-1c10.7 gene encoding tumor necrosis factor receptor superfamily member 12A encodes MALNTLCALCGLIIAAGTNFHGVSAQMSQCGSSEFWNSDLDLCLSCSSCKQYPKTPSCNTCKSVDETSDVWKLAAITSFSVLAVVLVGAALIIGVMVHRRKAHKRPLREPIEETAGPLYQA; translated from the exons ATGGCTTTAAACACCCTGTGCGCGCTCTGCGGACTTATTATAGCGGCTGGGACCAACTTCCATGGTGTGAGCGCACAGATGA gtcagTGTGGCAGCTCAGAGTTTTGGAACTCAGATTTGGACCTTTGTCTGTCGTGTTCGTCATGCAAGCAGTACCCGAAGACCCCGTCCTGCAACACAT GTAAATCTGTGGACGAGACATCCGACGTGTGGAAGCTTGCGGCCATCACCAGCTTCTCGGTGCTGGCTGTGGTGCTGGTCGGGGCCGCGCTGATTATCGGGGTCATGGTACATCGACGAAAGGCACACAAACGGCCTCTACGTG AACCCATTGAAGAAACTGCGGGGCCACTTTACCAAGCTTAA
- the rnf40 gene encoding E3 ubiquitin-protein ligase BRE1B isoform X2 yields MSGAGGGKRPSGGDSPPAPPEKKSKKEEKTTTTLIEPIRIAGVSSTEEMDMKVLQFKNKKLCERLEQRQTMEDELREKIEKLEKRQATDDTTLLIVNRYWSQLDENVQVLRKRIEPGTPLSSTPAPPAPPLPEPTPMEEDGVNLASPTCTVPPPPLPASPNGGELAEKQDEHQEERLEGQKQPPLPTGSEDLTPKEPPQDSTTDASSPPPPLSDNAKGFLVTLEHSSEEELSLHLQDRMQFSKEAIACLVCVFDRLHSRIDSMCKQVQAAACDDDSQSDIINENHTLLDENTRLRDLAILLQGRHHKMSMEYNELVDKVTSSETKVSEMETTVEDLQWDIEKLRNREQKLNKHLAEAMEQLKSGYSTGSSGGISGGQITLNIQKFESLNAELEHNAELANSRMAELEKLQAELQEAVRESEKLKMDLRNIPEDVVKETVEYKCLQSQFSLLYNESLGVKTQLDEARALLLTAKNAHLRQIEHMESDELSLQKKLRTEVIQLEDTLAQVRKEYEMLRIEFEQNLAANEQAGPINREMRHLISSLQNHNLQLKGDVQRYKRKLRETQMEINKMRCQSGDTGVLILEETAADSVDVKKEDDEDQEEEEERRKELERQRAREREREREAERERERERERERQRSDELKRKDSDTLKMLRVELKKAQESQKEMKLLLDMYKSAPKEQRDKVQLMAAERKSKAEVDELRMRVRELEERERKESKKLADEDALRKIRVAEETIEHLQKKLAATKQEEALLSEMDVTGQAFEDMQEQNSRLLQQLREKDDANFKLMSERIKSNQIYKLLKEEKEELADQVLTFKTQVDAQLLVVQKLEEKEGVLQSTLAALEKELTVRTQALELNKRKAVEAAQLAEDLKVQLEHTQAKLKEIQVSVAENRTARERESSNLKRAQEDLSRLRRKLEKQKKVEVYSDADEILQEEINQYKAKLRCPCCNTRDKETVLTKCFHVFCYECLKMRYDTRQRKCPKCNCAFGANDFHRIYIT; encoded by the exons ATGTCAGGTGCCGGGGGAGGAAAACGTCCCTCAGGAGGGGACAGCCCCCCTGCCCCACCTGAGAAGAAGAGCAAAAAGGAGGAGAAGACCACAACCACTCTTATAGAGCCCATACGCATAGCAGGAGTGTCGTCTACG GAGGAAATGGACATGAAGGTCCTCCAGTTCAAGAATAAGAAGCTATGCGAGCGTTTGGAGCAGAGACAAACGATGGAGGACGAGTTGCGAGAGAAAATTGAGAAGCTGGAGAAGAGACAGGCCACAGATGACACCACCCTGCTGATTGTCAACCGCTACTGGTCGCAG TTGGACGAAAATGTGCAAGTTCTGCGGAAACGTATCGAGCCAGGCACTCCATTGTCATCAACCCCTGCCCCACCTGCACCCCCTCTCCCTGAACCAACACCAATGGAGGAAGATGGTGTCAATCTGGCCTCACCAACTTGTActgttcctccacctcctctacCAGCGAGTCCAAATGGGGGGGAGCTGGCAGAAAAGCAGGACGAGCATCAGGAAGAGCGGCTGGAAGGGCAGAAGCAGCCCCCTCTTCCCACTGGGTCAGAAGATTTGACCCCCAAGGAGCCGCCACAGGACTCAACAACAG ATGCATCGTCGCCCCCTCCTCCTCTAAGTGACAACGCTAAGGGCTTCCTGGTTACATTGGAGCACAGCAGCGAGGAGGAGCTCAGCCTGCACCTCCAAGATCGCATGCAGTTCAGCAAGGAAGCCATCGCCTGTTTGGTCTGCGTCTTTGACAGACTACACAGCCGCATCGACAGCATGTGCAAGCAGGTCCAGGCTGCAG CATGTGATGACGATAGCCAGTCCGACATCATCAATGAAAACCACACTCTGCTGGATGAAAACACTCGACTGCGAGACCTGGCCATTCTGCTGCAGGGCCGACACCACAAGATGTCCATGGAG TACAACGAGTTAGTGGACAAGGTGACAAGCTCTGAGACCAAGGTGTCTGAGATGGAGACGACGGTGGAGGACCTGCAGTGGGACATCGAGAAACTCCGCAATAGGGAACAGAAGCTCAACAAACATCTGGCAGAAGCCATGGAGCAG CTGAAGTCCGGATACAGCACCGGCAGCTCAGGAGGAATCTCTGGAGGCCAGATTACTCTGAACATTCAGAAG TTTGAGAGTCTCAACGCAGAGTTGGAACACAACGCGGAGTTGGCGAATAGCCGCATGGCAGAGCTGGAGAAACTGCAGGcggagctgcaggaggcagTGAGGGAGAGTGAGAAGCTCAAG ATGGATTTGCGGAATATTCCAGAAGACGTTGTGAAGGAGACTGTCGAGTACAAATGTCTGCAGTCGCAGTTCTCCCTGCTGTACAACGAGTCCCTGGGGGTGAAAACCCAGCTGGATGAAGCACGCGCCCTCCTGCTCACCGCCAAGAACGCCCACCTCCGACAGATCGAGCACATGGAG AGTGATGAGCTGTCCCTTCAGAAGAAGCTGCGCACTGAGGTTATCCAGCTAGAGGACACCCTGGCCCAGGTGCGCAAGGAATACGAGATGCTGCGGATCGAGTTTGAGCAGAACCTGGCAGCCAACGAGCAAGCAG GGCCAATCAACAGAGAGATGCGGCATTTGATCAGCAGCCTTCAGAACCACAACTTGCAGCTGAAGGGTGACGTGCAGCGCTACAAGAGGAAGCTGCGGGAAACCCAGATGGAGATCAACAAG ATGCGTTGTCAAAGTGGCGACACGGGGGTTCTGATCCTCGAGGAGACGGCGGCTGACAGCGTCGACGTGAAGAAAGAGGACGATGAGgaccaggaggaagaggaggagaggaggaaggagctgGAGAGGCAGCGGGcccgggagagagagagggaaagggaggcCGAGCGAGAGCGGGAAAgggagcgggagagagagaggcagcgcAGCGACGAGCTGAAGAGGAAGGACTCGGACACGCTGAAGATGCTCAGAGTAGAACTCAA GAAAGCTCAGGAGTCCCAGAAAGAGATGAAGCTTTTGTTGGACATGTACAAATCAGCCCCAAAAGAGCAGAGGGACAAAGTGCAGCTCATGGCGGCTGAACGTAAATCTAAAGCTGAG GTGGATGAGCTGAGGATGCGGGTGCGAGAGCTGGAGGAgcgggagaggaaggagagcaaGAAGCTGGCGGATGAAGATGCCCTCAGGAAGATCCGAGTGGCGGAGGAGACCATTGAGCATCTGCAGAAGAAACTGGCTGCAACTAAACAG GAGGAAGCCCTGCTGAGTGAGATGGATGTTACAGGCCAGGCCTTCGAGGACATGCAGGAGCAGAACAGCCGCTTGTTGCAACAGCTTCGAGAGAAAGACGACGCCAACTTCAAGCTGATGAGCGAGCGAATCAAATCCAACCAGATCTACAAGCTgctgaaagaggagaaggaggagctgGCTGACCAAGTTCTCACATTCAAAACCCAG GTGGATGCACAGCTGCTGGTTGTGCAGAAACTCGAGGAGAAAGAGGGCGTCCTGCAGAGCACACTCGCCGCTCTGGAGAAGGAGCTGACGGTCCGGACACAAGCACTAGAACTCAACAAGAGGAAG gcGGTGGAGGCTGCCCAGCTGGCAGAGGACCTGAAGGTGCAGCTGGAACACACGCAGGCCAAGCTAAAGGAGATCCAGGTCTCTGTGGCTGAGAACCGCACCGCCCGGGAGAGGGAGAGCTCCAACCTGAAGAGAGCACAG GAGGATCTGTCGAGGCTGAGGCGGAAGctggagaagcagaagaaggTGGAGGTGTACTCTGACGCTGATGagatcctgcaggaggagatcaACCAGTACAAG GCCAAGCTGCGCTGCCCCTGCTGCAACACACGAGACAAGGAGACGGTGCTCACCAAGTGTTTCCACGTGTTCTGCTACGAATGTCTGAAGATGCGTTACGACACCCGGCAGAGGAAGTGCCCCAAGTGCAACTGCGCCTTCGGGGCCAACGACTTTCACCGAATCTACATCACCTAG
- the rnf40 gene encoding E3 ubiquitin-protein ligase BRE1B isoform X1 — MSGAGGGKRPSGGDSPPAPPEKKSKKEEKTTTTLIEPIRIAGVSSTEEMDMKVLQFKNKKLCERLEQRQTMEDELREKIEKLEKRQATDDTTLLIVNRYWSQLDENVQVLRKRIEPGTPLSSTPAPPAPPLPEPTPMEEDGVNLASPTCTVPPPPLPASPNGGELAEKQDEHQEERLEGQKQPPLPTGSEDLTPKEPPQDSTTDASSPPPPLSDNAKGFLVTLEHSSEEELSLHLQDRMQFSKEAIACLVCVFDRLHSRIDSMCKQVQAAACDDDSQSDIINENHTLLDENTRLRDLAILLQGRHHKMSMEYNELVDKVTSSETKVSEMETTVEDLQWDIEKLRNREQKLNKHLAEAMEQLKSGYSTGSSGGISGGQITLNIQKFESLNAELEHNAELANSRMAELEKLQAELQEAVRESEKLKMDLRNIPEDVVKETVEYKCLQSQFSLLYNESLGVKTQLDEARALLLTAKNAHLRQIEHMESDELSLQKKLRTEVIQLEDTLAQVRKEYEMLRIEFEQNLAANEQAGPINREMRHLISSLQNHNLQLKGDVQRYKRKLRETQMEINKMRCQSGDTGVLILEETAADSVDVKKEDDEDQEEEEERRKELERQRAREREREREAERERERERERERQRSDELKRKDSDTLKMLRVELKKAQESQKEMKLLLDMYKSAPKEQRDKVQLMAAERKSKAEVDELRMRVRELEERERKESKKLADEDALRKIRVAEETIEHLQKKLAATKQEEEALLSEMDVTGQAFEDMQEQNSRLLQQLREKDDANFKLMSERIKSNQIYKLLKEEKEELADQVLTFKTQVDAQLLVVQKLEEKEGVLQSTLAALEKELTVRTQALELNKRKAVEAAQLAEDLKVQLEHTQAKLKEIQVSVAENRTARERESSNLKRAQEDLSRLRRKLEKQKKVEVYSDADEILQEEINQYKAKLRCPCCNTRDKETVLTKCFHVFCYECLKMRYDTRQRKCPKCNCAFGANDFHRIYIT; from the exons ATGTCAGGTGCCGGGGGAGGAAAACGTCCCTCAGGAGGGGACAGCCCCCCTGCCCCACCTGAGAAGAAGAGCAAAAAGGAGGAGAAGACCACAACCACTCTTATAGAGCCCATACGCATAGCAGGAGTGTCGTCTACG GAGGAAATGGACATGAAGGTCCTCCAGTTCAAGAATAAGAAGCTATGCGAGCGTTTGGAGCAGAGACAAACGATGGAGGACGAGTTGCGAGAGAAAATTGAGAAGCTGGAGAAGAGACAGGCCACAGATGACACCACCCTGCTGATTGTCAACCGCTACTGGTCGCAG TTGGACGAAAATGTGCAAGTTCTGCGGAAACGTATCGAGCCAGGCACTCCATTGTCATCAACCCCTGCCCCACCTGCACCCCCTCTCCCTGAACCAACACCAATGGAGGAAGATGGTGTCAATCTGGCCTCACCAACTTGTActgttcctccacctcctctacCAGCGAGTCCAAATGGGGGGGAGCTGGCAGAAAAGCAGGACGAGCATCAGGAAGAGCGGCTGGAAGGGCAGAAGCAGCCCCCTCTTCCCACTGGGTCAGAAGATTTGACCCCCAAGGAGCCGCCACAGGACTCAACAACAG ATGCATCGTCGCCCCCTCCTCCTCTAAGTGACAACGCTAAGGGCTTCCTGGTTACATTGGAGCACAGCAGCGAGGAGGAGCTCAGCCTGCACCTCCAAGATCGCATGCAGTTCAGCAAGGAAGCCATCGCCTGTTTGGTCTGCGTCTTTGACAGACTACACAGCCGCATCGACAGCATGTGCAAGCAGGTCCAGGCTGCAG CATGTGATGACGATAGCCAGTCCGACATCATCAATGAAAACCACACTCTGCTGGATGAAAACACTCGACTGCGAGACCTGGCCATTCTGCTGCAGGGCCGACACCACAAGATGTCCATGGAG TACAACGAGTTAGTGGACAAGGTGACAAGCTCTGAGACCAAGGTGTCTGAGATGGAGACGACGGTGGAGGACCTGCAGTGGGACATCGAGAAACTCCGCAATAGGGAACAGAAGCTCAACAAACATCTGGCAGAAGCCATGGAGCAG CTGAAGTCCGGATACAGCACCGGCAGCTCAGGAGGAATCTCTGGAGGCCAGATTACTCTGAACATTCAGAAG TTTGAGAGTCTCAACGCAGAGTTGGAACACAACGCGGAGTTGGCGAATAGCCGCATGGCAGAGCTGGAGAAACTGCAGGcggagctgcaggaggcagTGAGGGAGAGTGAGAAGCTCAAG ATGGATTTGCGGAATATTCCAGAAGACGTTGTGAAGGAGACTGTCGAGTACAAATGTCTGCAGTCGCAGTTCTCCCTGCTGTACAACGAGTCCCTGGGGGTGAAAACCCAGCTGGATGAAGCACGCGCCCTCCTGCTCACCGCCAAGAACGCCCACCTCCGACAGATCGAGCACATGGAG AGTGATGAGCTGTCCCTTCAGAAGAAGCTGCGCACTGAGGTTATCCAGCTAGAGGACACCCTGGCCCAGGTGCGCAAGGAATACGAGATGCTGCGGATCGAGTTTGAGCAGAACCTGGCAGCCAACGAGCAAGCAG GGCCAATCAACAGAGAGATGCGGCATTTGATCAGCAGCCTTCAGAACCACAACTTGCAGCTGAAGGGTGACGTGCAGCGCTACAAGAGGAAGCTGCGGGAAACCCAGATGGAGATCAACAAG ATGCGTTGTCAAAGTGGCGACACGGGGGTTCTGATCCTCGAGGAGACGGCGGCTGACAGCGTCGACGTGAAGAAAGAGGACGATGAGgaccaggaggaagaggaggagaggaggaaggagctgGAGAGGCAGCGGGcccgggagagagagagggaaagggaggcCGAGCGAGAGCGGGAAAgggagcgggagagagagaggcagcgcAGCGACGAGCTGAAGAGGAAGGACTCGGACACGCTGAAGATGCTCAGAGTAGAACTCAA GAAAGCTCAGGAGTCCCAGAAAGAGATGAAGCTTTTGTTGGACATGTACAAATCAGCCCCAAAAGAGCAGAGGGACAAAGTGCAGCTCATGGCGGCTGAACGTAAATCTAAAGCTGAG GTGGATGAGCTGAGGATGCGGGTGCGAGAGCTGGAGGAgcgggagaggaaggagagcaaGAAGCTGGCGGATGAAGATGCCCTCAGGAAGATCCGAGTGGCGGAGGAGACCATTGAGCATCTGCAGAAGAAACTGGCTGCAACTAAACAG GAGGAGGAAGCCCTGCTGAGTGAGATGGATGTTACAGGCCAGGCCTTCGAGGACATGCAGGAGCAGAACAGCCGCTTGTTGCAACAGCTTCGAGAGAAAGACGACGCCAACTTCAAGCTGATGAGCGAGCGAATCAAATCCAACCAGATCTACAAGCTgctgaaagaggagaaggaggagctgGCTGACCAAGTTCTCACATTCAAAACCCAG GTGGATGCACAGCTGCTGGTTGTGCAGAAACTCGAGGAGAAAGAGGGCGTCCTGCAGAGCACACTCGCCGCTCTGGAGAAGGAGCTGACGGTCCGGACACAAGCACTAGAACTCAACAAGAGGAAG gcGGTGGAGGCTGCCCAGCTGGCAGAGGACCTGAAGGTGCAGCTGGAACACACGCAGGCCAAGCTAAAGGAGATCCAGGTCTCTGTGGCTGAGAACCGCACCGCCCGGGAGAGGGAGAGCTCCAACCTGAAGAGAGCACAG GAGGATCTGTCGAGGCTGAGGCGGAAGctggagaagcagaagaaggTGGAGGTGTACTCTGACGCTGATGagatcctgcaggaggagatcaACCAGTACAAG GCCAAGCTGCGCTGCCCCTGCTGCAACACACGAGACAAGGAGACGGTGCTCACCAAGTGTTTCCACGTGTTCTGCTACGAATGTCTGAAGATGCGTTACGACACCCGGCAGAGGAAGTGCCCCAAGTGCAACTGCGCCTTCGGGGCCAACGACTTTCACCGAATCTACATCACCTAG